One Triticum dicoccoides isolate Atlit2015 ecotype Zavitan chromosome 5B, WEW_v2.0, whole genome shotgun sequence genomic window carries:
- the LOC119310415 gene encoding pentatricopeptide repeat-containing protein At3g12770-like, translated as MEARCARPSHVHQLHAHLLVSGRLLGGSPALALLLLRAACGVRASPCLRPLAHHLLDHVPHPPPHLLHAASRLAFRLRLTSLALGHYLALRAEHPAFLPPTPAIGDVLKSVPGRAAHAHALRLTDGDTRFLHNSLIAMYFSCGDAGRARRVFEGMRDCDRDVVSWTSLISGLVQNHSPLEALRLFAAMMCCDVRPDFVPVVTVLKAYMELDDLPGAKSAHSLVVKGGFDDEQDVVTTLTAMYAKFGCIMAARALFDRIPPPRVNVILWNAMISGYSKNGLASEAVYLFKQMQVFARSMSPDSVTLRSVIMACAQLGSTELAVWMEDYVRRSECREDVLVNTALIDMYAKSGSIAHARRVFEQMRVHERDVVVWSALISGYGVHGHLAEAIGLFEDMKLAGVKPNDVTFLGLLSACNHAGAVEKGWFYFHSMKPDHKIEPRHQHYACVVDLLARAGQLDTAYRFILDMPIKPEMSVWGALLHGCKMHEHSNMAMAERAAQHIFELEQSNAGHYVQLANMYASAGMWSHVAGVRVTMRERGVTKATGCSSIEVDGKMHNFHAWDHSHPRAAEIFALLCLLSQSPTGHEMGHASC; from the coding sequence atggaggcgcggtgcgCGCGGCCGTCGCACGTCCACCAGCTCCACGCTCACCTCCTGGtctccggccgcctcctcggcGGCTCGCCGGCGCTTGCGCTCCTGCTTTTGCGCGCTGCCTGCGGCGTCCGTGCGTCCCCGTGCCTCCGTCCCCTCGCCCACCACCTGCTCGACCACGTTCCCCACCCGCCCCCGCACCTTCTCCACGCCGCCTCCCGCCTTGCGTTCCGCCTCCGCCTGACCTCCCTAGCGCTCGGCCACTACCTCGCTCTCCGCGCGGAGCACCCGGCTTTCCTCCCGCCCACCCCTGCCATTGGCGATGTGCTCAAGTCTGTCCCTGGCCGCGCAGCCCATGCCCATGCGTTACGTCTCACTGACGGAGACACGCGATTCCTGCACAATTCACTCATCGCCATGTACTTTTCCTGCGGGGATGCCGGCCGTGCTCGTCGTGTGTTCGAGGGAATGCGTGACTGCGACAGGGACGTTGTCTCCTGGACCTCTCTCATCTCCGGGCTCGTGCAAAATCACAGTCCCTTGGAAGCGTTACGGCTGTTTGCAGCGATGATGTGCTGTGATGTCCGTCCTGATTTTGTGCCGGTTGTCACAGTCCTCAAGGCGTACATGGAGCTCGATGACTTGCCAGGTGCCAAATCAGCTCATTCCTTGGTAGTCAAGGGTGGCTTTGATGATGAACAAGATGTTGTGACCACACTGACGGCCATGTATGCCAAGTTTGGCTGCATCATGGCTGCAAGGGCACTCTTCGACAGGATCCCGCCCCCACGGGTGAATGTGATCCTGTGGAATGCCATGATATCGGGTTACTCCAAGAACGGGCTTGCCAGCGAGGCAGTGTATTTGTTCAAGCAGATGCAGGTGTTTGCAAGGAGCATGAGCCCTGATTCTGTCACGTTGCGGTCGGTTATCATGGCCTGTGCTCAGCTCGGCTCCACCGAGCTCGCAGTATGGATGGAGGATTATGTACGCCGTAGTGAGTGCAGGGAGGATGTTCTCGTGAACACAGCGTTGATTGACATGTATGCCAAGTCAGGGAGCATTGCCCATGCGCGCAGAGTCTTTGAACAGATGCGTGTGCATGAGCGGGATGTGGTAGTCTGGAGTGCATTGATCTCAGGTTACGGGGTGCACGGCCATCTTGCTGAGGCCATAGGCCTGTTTGAGGACATGAAGCTCGCAGGGGTGAAACCGAATGATGTGACTTTCTTGGGGCTTTTGTCAGCATGCAACCATGCGGGCGctgtggagaaagggtggttctacTTTCATTCCATGAAACCTGACCACAAGATCGAGCCTCGGCACCAACACTATGCTTGTGTGGTCGACCTGCTTGCTCGTGCTGGTCAGCTTGACACAGCATATCGATTTATACTTGACATGCCCATCAAACCAGAGATGAGTGTATGGGGTGCCTTACTTCACGGTTGCAAGATGCACGAGCACTCAAACATGGCCATGGCTGAGAGGGCAGCACAGCACATCTTTGAGTTGGAGCAGTCCAACGCGGGGCATTATGTGCAGCTGGCAAACATGTATGCGTCTGCAGGGATGTGGAGCCATGTTGCTGGTGTACGGGTCACCATGAGAGAGAGGGGTGTCACCAAAGCAACTGGATGCAGCTCCATCGAGGTCGATGGAAAGATGCACAACTTCCATGCCTGGGATCACTCGCATCCAAGGGCCGCCGAGATTTTCGCCTTACTCTGCCTTCTTTCTCAAAGTCCAACTGGCCATGAAATGGGGCATGCCAGCTGTTGA